Genomic segment of Salvelinus alpinus chromosome 23, SLU_Salpinus.1, whole genome shotgun sequence:
taatgatcaattagccttttaaaatgataaacttggattagctaacacaacgtgccattggaacacaggagtgatggttgctgataatgggcctctgtacgcctatgtagatattccattaaaaatcagcagtttccagctacaatagtcatttataacattaacaatgtctacactgtatttctgatcaatttgatgttattttaaatggacaaaaaaattgcttttctttcaaaaacaaggacatttctaagtgaccccaaacttttgaatggtagctTGAGGCATTCTGCTGTTTTCAAAGACAatcaattaaattaaatattGTATGATATATAATCAGTTGATTGGGAGCTAAAATAAAAGTTCAGACTTACTTTATCAGATCCAAGACTCCATGTGCCTTACTGATGAGGAACATGAATTTGTCAGCTGTATTGCTGGTGATGGACTTCACTCCAATTTGAACTTTTCTGGTTTTATGTTTGGCGAGACAAACAAGCAAGTCCTGTACTTTCTCATCAGAGAAGTTGTTCTTACGCAGACTGAAAAATACAGACAAATTGGAGTTAGGCACAGAGAGCACAGAGAGCAACATAAACAATCCCTCTAAAAACATCCTGAGTAACAGAAACAATCCCTCTAAAAACATCCTGAGTAACAGAAACAATCCCTCTAAAAACATCCTGAGTAACAGAAACAATCCCTCTAAAAACATCCTGAGTAACAGAAACAATCCCTCTAAAAACATCCAGAGTAACAAACATTCCTTCTAAATGCAATATTTCTTtatcaaaaaaatatatgaatctgGTTATCAAACTTAATGAAGGATGTTTGTTGAAGGTTTGTGTGAACCATCACTAATAACAGACTAGTGTGGTTTGAATAATGTTGTTTCAAAGTAGCAGACTGAAGGTAGAAAAGTTATTGAGAAATTATTATTCATATAATTGGTATGAATTGGGCTGAGGTTGTTGATGTAGAGATGCAGTAAATTAAACTGAAAAACTGTTTATGGTGAATAAGGTATGATGTTACAGTAAAGATCATGTGATTCTTACTCCAGCTCCAGACTCTTTCCTTCTCCCAGCGCTGTCAACAGATCATCTAAATCATCATCGGCTAGGTCGTCCACCTGCAACCTACAAAGTGTTCCCCCAAAAAACATGAAGTGACTGATATGTCAGAAAGAATTAATCGAAGAgttaaaattgtaaaaatatatatataaaacaggtttgaatcctggatgctgattaaTTGATAGCAGGGAGTTATTCACGATAATTCCCGCAAAATGCCATGATGCCTTAATTCCATTTAAAGTATCAATGTGCATCCACTTTCCTGTAGCCCAGACAGGTATTCATAAACTTAATCTCCACCAGAAAAAAGTTTCTAGATGCTTCTTGCCTGGTTTGGTACAGCTGGGGTTAATAACATAAGCCTCGCTGTGTGCCTAACCAAcatgttgtatttattttttacctccCCCGTGCAATACATATGAGCGTGACGAGACTGACAGCTTCTCGGAACCAGGTGAATTCATTTATCTGAATCATTATAACGGATAAATCCAAATAAATGGCAACACTAAAACGAAGGTAAAGCAAATGAAAATGCACATAGTCTGTTGTCATTTCAGCTGCTTGATGTGATCGTGTGTACaaaggctagctagctagatagccaactaAAGCTGAGGAGAAGTAACGTTTGCCTAGCAATCTTCCATGACTATATTATTTACTTGGCAATCAGCTGGTTTTTGCCTATTTataaatgatttattaaataatgATTTATTGAAGTTCTTGTCTCATCATCATTGAacctatgctagctagctagatgccATTGATTTTGGCTTCGCCCTCGGCCAAAGAACATTCCTTGGGTCGGGAGTTATCACATGATAATCCCCGGGTTCTCATGGCTTATTACTTAAATATACATTATGGAAATGATCTCCCTTGGCTCCATTGATGAGGTTGCAGGAGAAACTGAGCATAATTCAGTTTACATTATTTATTCAAAATCAAAAACATTGGTAAAAATAGGCTATCTACATTAAAGGGACAAGCAACAATACTCACACAAGAGCTTTACATTTCTGCAACGCTGGCAGAAGGATTTTCATGTTCTCTGCAGTTAAATTGCACCTACTCAGTTCAAGACATTCGATGGACTTGCAATGCTGAAGACAATACATCAACACCCAACAGTCTGTTTTCTTCAGGGGACTTCCTGACATATTAATGTCTGTGTATGTTTCCATGGCTTCTTTAACAAAATCATCTGCATGGAGCTCATATAGACAATGAAATGTGAAAAGCTGCATTGTACATCTAACGATTTGATCCTCCTTTCCTTTTTCAATGACTTCCAGAATAAAATGTTTGAGCTGGGTCCAGATTCCTTGAGAACAAGAGATGTGTTTTTCCTCCAGTCGTTTTACAACGTCCTTGTTTAAGATGCCAAAGAGAAATTGAACAATGGGTAGGAGGTGAAAGGGTAGGAAGTGAAAGGGTAGGAGAAGAAAGGGTAACGGTCCACATCGAACCTTAGAAAGTAGCTCTCTAACTTTCCCCTGAGCTTCCTCATCACCCAGTAACACGTACGAGAGGGCTGTGAAAAACTCCTGGAAGCTGAGGTGCATGAAGTTGTACATAGTGGTCTGACTTACTCTCTTCTTTTGGAGAAACTTACACAAGAAGGGGACTTTGGAAGGATCTGACACGGTCTGTGAGACACTATCATGGTCAAATAACACTTGCTGCTCTACCATTCCCTTTTCTGCCAGCTTGCCTAGTCCTTGGAGGATAGTAAGAGCTGACTGACCCAAATCCTGACAGTGATGCTTCAACAGAGTGTCAACAAATTCAACAAAGATGGAGGTGGTGGTCTCCAGCGATTGTATCATCTCTGTGCCTTCATCAAACTGCTCCCTATAAACTGTGCAAATGATCCAGCAGATGACTGGAATGAAACATGTTGTGAAAAGGGTTTCATTTTTCCTCACAGAGTCATAGGCTTGATGTGAGTGTTGCTTTCGTTTGAAGAACTTCTCAAAGTAGACCTTCACGCCTTCCTCAGAAAAGCCCAATATCTCAGCGTATCTCACTGGATGTTTGACCACTTCTTTTAGTTTGTCCAGCGCTGTGGACCTGGTGGTAACAAGCAGGAAGGACTCGTGCAATATCTGTTTCTGTATCAGACCACTCAGTGTCACTTCGGGGGAGCATTGTGTCCACGGGTCCCTGGGAAGGGAGTCTTTAGGTACATCAAGTGAGAAGTTGAGCTCATCAAAGCCGTCTACCAGGAAGAGAACCCTCTCAGGAGACTGGCGAAGGACGTGCTTGATCATTGATGATGAACTTTGATTGTAGTTCAGCAGATCCATCACACTTTTATTTCCAGTGGCCTGGTTCAGTTCTCTGCACCTCAGGTGAAAAACAAAGTCAAATCGGTCTTCGTAAAGTCTTCCAAACGCCCAGTCAGACATGATCTTCTGAGTGGTAAATGACTTGCCAGTTCCAGAGTTGCCCTGCAGTATCACTGTTGTCTGAATGTCTCCATGCTCGTCTGGATCAAACAGCCTCTCCACTTTGGTACTCTTGTAGGTCTCGCTGTCCCTCTGGTCCATGACTTGATAAAAGTTCTGTCCTCTGGAGCggatctcctcctctctctctctctgctgacgGTGTTTCTGGATGATCAGGGGCTCAGTGTAGCGGTCATCTAGCTTCACATGTTCTCCAGGGAGAGAGTTGTACTCCTGCACTGTGGCATATTCACCTCTGATGAATTCCTTGTACTCTAGGCTTATTGTGCTATTGTTCTCTACACATTGATACAATAACAGAAAGGCAATTAATATTTTTACAAAACTTTTTCTGTTGAAAACAATGTTTAAATCATATTATTTGAATCATATTAATTTTAACATTTAAAAATGTGGAAAAGACATGGCTTACCTCGTTGATCTCCTTGTTTGATGTGGAATTCTATATACATGATACAAATGATGAATAAATACTTCACATTAAATTCTTATTACAGTACAAGATGTTATGGCAGACTCAATTTTCAAAAACGCAACAGTCAGTTTGGGCAGGGCACTGTTTCACCTTCCTGTACAACTTGGCTCTCAAGATTACATGTCTGTGTACATCTTCACTCACCCAAGTCCTGGAACAGATTAGGTTCATGCTCCTTCAGCATGGAGAGAAAGGTAGATTTCACTTTGTTTCCTCCAGAGTGGAGGGCTGTAAAGAGCTCCCTCATTTTGTCCTGATTAGTCCTGGCAGCACTGATGTTGGAGTACACCTCTTCATGGATCATGTTTTGAGAGAGTAGGTCTTCAGCTATAGGCATCACCATGGTGACCCTCTGAATGAGATCGGACCTGTACTTGTCCACGAACTGAGCACCTGTAGAGGGCATAGGTTAAACGTCATTATTATCAAGAATATACAGATTATTTACCCTTTTACTGGCACAGCAAGAAGAAAAAGAtgatctggattttttttctttctgcaaaatatgtgtatttAGTCTCAGTAAATTAATTTTTGTTAGCATTACTTAAACTTTGATAGATAATGCATTGCAAGCAACTCAACCACGATGCATCTCAACCAGACGGTTGAGTTGACCAATTAGAGTATACACATTTTGGATTGGAATTAGCGTGGAGTTTTTAAATCTAAAAAATTACTTTTTCTTCTTCATTTACTGTACCTTTAATGGAAGACAGGATACATGAGGATGGATATGAAATGTGATACATTTGTGTGTCaaaatatgaatattaaaatgcGTGTAAATTAATGCATTTTCAGTTTATATGCTTAGAATACGAGTACAATTACATGTACTGAATGATATTGTGAAACTCATTGAagataacagacagacagtaactaaTTATATGGATTTGAAAGGATTTTTGTATTTGCACAGACAAAAAAATCCCATTACAATATTTCTCCATAGTCCATTATCACTAGCTTTACATAATAGCATTCTTTTAATGGGCAACTCAACTGCCTGGTAGAGCATATTTTTAAGAGTTCCTAAAATTGTAAAACAACATATTAGTAGTTTAATCATTCTTAAATTAGGTTTTTGAGGTCAACAACATTTTACAAACTTGCAATTTCCCATTTTATACAATATGccaaataaaatgtatatatGTTTAACTTCATTTGAAATTGGTTTAAAATAACCGCCGGATCGAACTGCCTGTTAAAAAGGTTATAAATGGCATGTCATCTTGGTCGATTATCATCTTGGTTTATTATCATCTTGGTTACAGGAGTAGGTTACATGCATGTCCTGTGACTGCAGCATCATAATTCTGCTCAGTTCAATAGCTGACCACAAGACggtactgtaggctactactttgaCATGTCACAGTTAGGAGACACAATAAACACAATCAAGTGGTACGGTATAATAAACAGcagactacacacactacacgaGTTTTGCTGCTGGTAGTTGGTAGAGTTTGGTATTTGAGGGTTTTGGCGTGGGTGATAGTTGTGGATCGGGGTTGGACTTAGCCTGGCAGGGCCAACCCCCCAAGGTTGTGCTGGTCATCCTGCTGGTGGGGGCAGCTTCTGGTAGTGAACCGAGGTTTAGATGGACCCAGGACGTCACTGAGGACTATGTCAGGACCTATTTACGACGTTCTCAGGACTTTCATTTTGCTAGTCCTTAAGTCGTCACGTGATTGTCCCAAGGGAACATTCTCTCTGGGACCTTTGTGTAATTCCTGGTTTCAGGACCTTCTTGGGTCCAGGTGACCATGACACAATGTCCcaaccatgacacaacgtcccaagAATGTCCTAAAAACTTCCCAGAGAACGTCCCCGGGACCAACCGGGAACTAGACAAATCTTCTAGgagaccatgacacaacgtcctgACGACTTTAGGAGACCGTTTTGTGATGTCCCGGGGACGTCCTAACGACTCGTTGTTGTTTGCAGGGAAGCTTAAAGCTCTCCTCCCGAAACACTGTTATAAACAAATAACCTCAGGATTGACTGGAGCTATAGTAGTGTATTAGTATAGTTCTGTATAGTCTCACCATATCCAAGTCTAACTTACTGTGTTCagacgactccattttgctctcaGGAAAGGTCACACCTCAGCACGAAGTCATCTGTCTCTTCACTGGTTGTCTACTAGGGAAACAATCAGTAAGGATATGCAATTCTATGCCCATgcaatatatcaaatcaaatgtatttataaagccctcctTACATACATTCTACAcctgcaatgcaggtgtagaagcatggtggctaggaaaaactccctagaaaggccagaacctaagaagaaacgtagagaggaaccaggctatgaggggtggccagtcctcttctggctgtgccgggtgcagattataacagaacaaggccaagatgttcaaatgttcatagatgaccaacagtgtcaaataataataatcacagtggttgtcgagggtgcaacaggtcagcacctcaggagtaaatgtcagttgacatttcatagccgatcattcagagtatctctaccgttcCTGCTGTCTCTGgacagttgaaaacagcaggtctgggacaggtagcacgtccggtgaacaggtcagggttccatagccacaagcagaacagttgaaactggagtagcagcacgaccaggtggattggggacagcaaggagtcatcaggccaggtagtccttaggcatggtcctagggctcaggtcctccgagagagagaattagagagagcatacttaaattcacacaggacaccggataagacaggagaaatactccagatataacagactgaccctagacccccaacataaactattgcagcataaatactggaggctgagacaggaggggtcgggaggcactgtggccccgtccgacgatacctcGTATATTAGATAACAGGTATATTTGGAGAATAGGAGTATTTGACAGTTAAGAATTAAGAAATACAAAAGGACCAAGGTACTTTTAATAAAATTaaaatttacatttaagtcatttagcagacgctcttatccagagcgacttacaaattggaatgcCTTCATTGGTATGGAATGTTCAACGGAGAAAAAAATCCATGCAAGCAGTTTTTAAATGTTTGTTCCATTTAACATGCTGTAACAACAAAAGCATTTTAATTATATGAAGTATGTTTTTTTAGAcgaccaatgaaccaaagatcACCTTCTATTTACAAATGTCTACTGTATTATAGCAGCACTTCCTTACCTTCTTCTTGTCAACAAGATATTAAAACTAGTTCACTTACTTCAGGTTGAAATGTCTGTTTTTCTTTGTCTCTTTGTGGCCCACAAATGCTCAATGTCAGTCCAATTTCTTTTGTCCCAGTTTTCTACAGGAGGCGCACCTTAAGGGTTGGGCTTATTTAACTTTACCCTACCTGAAGAATGACACATTCCGTTTGCAATTCTATCATGTCCTAACCTGTTTCCAATACATTTTAACTgtagtaataaaaaataaaaaaacgataCTAAAAACTAAACATGCTCTAAAATGTACTCCAAGCTAGCTTTTTCATGTTATTTTTCCCACAGTTGTTACATGATTTGCCATATGCGGGGCATTTTTTTGGCTTGTGGATAAATCCACATTTTCCACATGTAGTGTTTTGATTTCTCTCTTTTGCAAGGCGTTGTGTGTTGTGCTCCTCTCTTTTTATTGAATACACTGACGTCTCATCCCTGCACAGCTCTTTAGCTTGTGCTCTGGTGGATTCAGCTGCTCGACACATATTCACTGCtttatccaaagttaaatcttgcTCACGCAGCAATCTCTCCTTGAGTCCATTATCCAGTATGCCACAGACTATCCTGTCTTTCACTAGTGAGTCTTTCAGATTTTCGAATTCACACGTTTTACTCAGTGTGTTAAGCTCAGCCAAATACTGGTCAAAACTGACTCCCTGTTTCTGATCATGAGAGAAAAACGTGTATCTCTCAAACGTGACGTTCTGGCTTGGTACAAAGTACTCCTCAAATGTATCCATTAGCACAGTCAATGTCAAGTTTGCCTCTTCTTGCTGAAAGCTATTGTAAATGTCAAATGCATCCTCTCCAATAACATGCAGAAAAATGGAAGCTTTCAATTTGTCATCATCTCCTCCTGCACCACTGACTGCTGGGTAACAGGTAGATGTTGAATCTCTGCTTGAAACGTTTCCAATTGCCAGCTAGATTGCCTGTTAACTGCATAGGAGTAGGAGGACTAAGCCTATCCATGACGGAGAACAGGAAGTGTCAATTTCTCTTACTTCACAGTATGTTGCTCATCAACAGATTCCAATGCAGCCTCGCCGCTGTCGCTCTCGCAAGCTAGCGTCTTCGACCACTCACGTCACTTGACTTGTGGTAGAACGTTCAATTTTCGTCGCGGAAATTTGCAGAGTTACTCCTTTCTTTTCTCTGTCTCGTCATAGCGACTACCAATCTGACACCATGTTATGTTTGTTCCTTATATAATGACAAACCGGGGCGTAGGTTTAACTACTTTTAATGAACATATACTTCAGCTCGAAAACTCCTTGTTTAGCCATGCAAGGCATTCTTTAACCCTCTCCCGCGCCCGCATAGCCTGCTGGGTAACGTAGTCTAAATGTTATTAACGcataacaacacacacaacattttGTAATGGTGTAACACAATATTGGGATTTGTAAACATTGATCAATCAATTTGTTAGAAGACAGAAAGACAAGTGTTACAGTAGACAGTGTTTATTATTATGTTCGCTAGCCAATACTACTGTATATGCAATACATTCACTGGTAGAGTTATATGTAGACTACTAATATAATTGCCTAATTtccaaagacaaaaacaaaataaAGAGATAAGACACATTCAAATGGCTGCAATGATATGGTAATATGAATGTAAGTGTAatgaacagacaggagacagagagctggtttcaagcgcagggcgcagcaggtgtttatttgtaaaggaccacaggagggagcaggtagctgggtccaggggcaggcagaaggtcaaacacagggggtccaaaaaggcaacagtacaggcggGGAAAAGGCTAGGAATGTCATCTGAGAGATCAGGCAAttggttgataacaggaaatccgaaagtacaggcagggaataggcaaaaggcatcATTAGTGAGGCTGGAAAAAACTATCATACATGGGAGGATTAAATGACgggaaaaacagagctccgaatagaagtgtgtaacaaaacaaacaatacctcacaatgatggggtgcaaagaactgaactaaatagtgtgtgtaaatgacatacaggtgtgtgatcaggtgatcagaattcgtatgattgggatctggagagtgagctgtgttcaggggatctatgtgtttgagggtgtgagttggaagcagacgttacaataAGACAGTTGAATATTTCCCATAATAGATTAATTAATCAAAACACAGGTTACAAACCATGTATCAAAGATTTAACTACAGTTGTGGTGATTACACGGGTCATCTCACAGGATAACGGACACATCCTCTTTTAAAGCATAATACTTACACGGAATCCACACTGgatgcgcgcgtgcgccatcgtgcgccatcgtgcataaatgtattttgtccccccacaccaaacgtgatcatgacacgcaggttaaaatatcaaaacaaactctgaaccaattatattaatttgtggacaggtcgaaaagcattaaaacatttatggcaatttagctagttagcttgcacttgctagctaatttgtcctatttagctagcttgctgttgctagctaatttgtcctgggatataaacattgatttgttattttacctgaaatgcacaaggtcctctactccaccaattaatccacacataaaacggtcaaccgaatcgtttctagtcatctctcctccttccaggctttttcttctcttgactttatattgcgattggcaactttcataaattacgtgcattaccgccaccgacctatttcgtctttcagtcacacacgtgggtataaccaatgaggagatggcacgtgggtacctgcttctataaaccaatgaggagatcggagaggcaggacttgcagcgcgatctgcgtcagaaatagaactgacttctattttagcccttggcaatgtagacgctcgttggcgcgcgtgagcagtgtgggtgaattaattgaataatatagatttctacatttattttgccatgcacgcgacgcgagcggtgtagtcagcctgttagctGTAGAACGTCATCTAACAAATTGCACCAACACCACTACAAATATATTTTTCTTTGTTGGTCCAAAATTACACGTTGATTAAGAAAAAATGACAAATGACATTGCTCTTATCAAtctagtggcgcagtggtctaacgcactgcatctcagtgctagaggcgtcactacagaccctggttcgattacaggctgtatcacaaacggcaattgggagtcccatagggcagtgcacaattgaccAAACGTCGTCCTgggtagggtttggccggggtaggccgtcattgtaaataagaatttgtccttaactgacttgactagttaaataaaggttaaataacattttTTAATATGCCTATTTTAATGTGGGAATAATGTGAGATTATGTCAGTGGTATCTTGCTAAATGTATCAATGTCACATGTGTTTTACAAGTTGTTACGTGGTTTGCAAGTTGTTACGTGGTTTGCATGTTGTTACGTATTTTGCATGTTGTTACGTGTTTTGCATGTTGTTACATGTTTTGCATGTTGTTACATGTGTTTTACATGTtgttacagcgccttcagaaattattaacac
This window contains:
- the LOC139550225 gene encoding uncharacterized protein isoform X1; protein product: MESSEHSAQFVDKYRSDLIQRVTMVMPIAEDLLSQNMIHEEVYSNISAARTNQDKMRELFTALHSGGNKVKSTFLSMLKEHEPNLFQDLEFHIKQGDQRENNSTISLEYKEFIRGEYATVQEYNSLPGEHVKLDDRYTEPLIIQKHRQQREREEEIRSRGQNFYQVMDQRDSETYKSTKVERLFDPDEHGDIQTTVILQGNSGTGKSFTTQKIMSDWAFGRLYEDRFDFVFHLRCRELNQATGNKSVMDLLNYNQSSSSMIKHVLRQSPERVLFLVDGFDELNFSLDVPKDSLPRDPWTQCSPEVTLSGLIQKQILHESFLLVTTRSTALDKLKEVVKHPVRYAEILGFSEEGVKVYFEKFFKRKQHSHQAYDSVRKNETLFTTCFIPVICWIICTVYREQFDEGTEMIQSLETTTSIFVEFVDTLLKHHCQDLGQSALTILQGLGKLAEKGMVEQQVLFDHDSVSQTVSDPSKVPFLCKFLQKKRVSQTTMYNFMHLSFQEFFTALSYVLLGDEEAQGKVRELLSKVRCGPLPFLLLPFHFLPFHLLPIVQFLFGILNKDVVKRLEEKHISCSQGIWTQLKHFILEVIEKGKEDQIVRCTMQLFTFHCLYELHADDFVKEAMETYTDINMSGSPLKKTDCWVLMYCLQHCKSIECLELSRCNLTAENMKILLPALQKCKALVLQVDDLADDDLDDLLTALGEGKSLELDLRKNNFSDEKVQDLLVCLAKHKTRKVQIGVKSITSNTADKFMFLISKAHGVLDLIKLHSCGNVVLSGQLQKDGVLSGQLQKDGVLSGQLEKDGVLSGQLQKDGVLSGQLQKDGVLSGQLQKDGVLSGQLQKDGVLSGQLQKDGVLSGRLQKDEALSDQLQKDGVRAPQIVLWIKVPEMKMICDSIRTSGYRLTGVQLRVRRVADDRAFLYPTDNCRLTIHIGRPLRCGVGREGLQSALVSVELSLYGDDVFDWRRIIQLRQTLKHKPEWDEHADELISLLHSQTSLEGIDLLVSSLTERCAASVVSLSQACFNLKDIILQVNGFLLEEGIQCLRESKRRPDCQLLLLGRRCRKLADQCSEEKDKRLSCNDNVLLALHGESFIEIVLRHGKESGIDDTWNGNEVNIDDMWNGNTLNIYDTWNVSESDSDGTGNGNESDSDGTGNGNENDSDGTGNGNENDSDGTGNGNESDSDGTGNGKESNMPRDDIKCKGCCVVG
- the LOC139550225 gene encoding NACHT, LRR and PYD domains-containing protein 1 homolog isoform X2; this translates as MESSEHSAQFVDKYRSDLIQRVTMVMPIAEDLLSQNMIHEEVYSNISAARTNQDKMRELFTALHSGGNKVKSTFLSMLKEHEPNLFQDLEFHIKQGDQRENNSTISLEYKEFIRGEYATVQEYNSLPGEHVKLDDRYTEPLIIQKHRQQREREEEIRSRGQNFYQVMDQRDSETYKSTKVERLFDPDEHGDIQTTVILQGNSGTGKSFTTQKIMSDWAFGRLYEDRFDFVFHLRCRELNQATGNKSVMDLLNYNQSSSSMIKHVLRQSPERVLFLVDGFDELNFSLDVPKDSLPRDPWTQCSPEVTLSGLIQKQILHESFLLVTTRSTALDKLKEVVKHPVRYAEILGFSEEGVKVYFEKFFKRKQHSHQAYDSVRKNETLFTTCFIPVICWIICTVYREQFDEGTEMIQSLETTTSIFVEFVDTLLKHHCQDLGQSALTILQGLGKLAEKGMVEQQVLFDHDSVSQTVSDPSKVPFLCKFLQKKRVSQTTMYNFMHLSFQEFFTALSYVLLGDEEAQGKVRELLSKVRCGPLPFLLLPFHFLPFHLLPIVQFLFGILNKDVVKRLEEKHISCSQGIWTQLKHFILEVIEKGKEDQIVRCTMQLFTFHCLYELHADDFVKEAMETYTDINMSGSPLKKTDCWVLMYCLQHCKSIECLELSRCNLTAENMKILLPALQKCKALVLQVDDLADDDLDDLLTALGEGKSLELDLRKNNFSDEKVQDLLVCLAKHKTRKVQIGVKSITSNTADKFMFLISKAHGVLDLIKLHSCGNVVLSGQLQKDGVLSGQLQKDGVLSGQLEKDGVLSGQLQKDGVLSGQLQKDGVLSGQLQKDGVLSGQLQKDGVLSGQLQKDGVLSGRLQKDEALSDQLQKDGVRAPQIVLWIKVPEMKMICDSIRTSGYRLTGVQLRVRRVADDRAFLYPTDNCRLTPEWDEHADELISLLHSQTSLEGIDLLVSSLTERCAASVVSLSQACFNLKDIILQVNGFLLEEGIQCLRESKRRPDCQLLLLGRRCRKLADQCSEEKDKRLSCNDNVLLALHGESFIEIVLRHGKESGIDDTWNGNEVNIDDMWNGNTLNIYDTWNVSESDSDGTGNGNESDSDGTGNGNENDSDGTGNGNENDSDGTGNGNESDSDGTGNGKESNMPRDDIKCKGCCVVG
- the LOC139550225 gene encoding NACHT, LRR and PYD domains-containing protein 1 homolog isoform X3; amino-acid sequence: MESSEHSAQFVDKYRSDLIQRVTMVMPIAEDLLSQNMIHEEVYSNISAARTNQDKMRELFTALHSGGNKVKSTFLSMLKEHEPNLFQDLEFHIKQGDQRENNSTISLEYKEFIRGEYATVQEYNSLPGEHVKLDDRYTEPLIIQKHRQQREREEEIRSRGQNFYQVMDQRDSETYKSTKVERLFDPDEHGDIQTTVILQGNSGTGKSFTTQKIMSDWAFGRLYEDRFDFVFHLRCRELNQATGNKSVMDLLNYNQSSSSMIKHVLRQSPERVLFLVDGFDELNFSLDVPKDSLPRDPWTQCSPEVTLSGLIQKQILHESFLLVTTRSTALDKLKEVVKHPVRYAEILGFSEEGVKVYFEKFFKRKQHSHQAYDSVRKNETLFTTCFIPVICWIICTVYREQFDEGTEMIQSLETTTSIFVEFVDTLLKHHCQDLGQSALTILQGLGKLAEKGMVEQQVLFDHDSVSQTVSDPSKVPFLCKFLQKKRVSQTTMYNFMHLSFQEFFTALSYVLLGDEEAQGKVRELLSKVRCGPLPFLLLPFHFLPFHLLPIVQFLFGILNKDVVKRLEEKHISCSQGIWTQLKHFILEVIEKGKEDQIVRCTMQLFTFHCLYELHADDFVKEAMETYTDINMSGSPLKKTDCWVLMYCLQHCKSIECLELSRCNLTAENMKILLPALQKCKALVLQVDDLADDDLDDLLTALGEGKSLELDLRKNNFSDEKVQDLLVCLAKHKTRKVQIGVKSITSNTADKFMFLISKAHGVLDLIKLHSCGNVVLSGQLQKDGVLSGQLQKDGVLSGQLEKDGVLSGQLQKDGVLSGQLQKDGVLSGQLQKDGVLSGQLQKDGVLSGQLQKDGVLSGRLQKDEALSDQLQKDGVRAPQIVLWIKVPEMKMICDSIRTSGYRLTGVQPEWDEHADELISLLHSQTSLEGIDLLVSSLTERCAASVVSLSQACFNLKDIILQVNGFLLEEGIQCLRESKRRPDCQLLLLGRRCRKLADQCSEEKDKRLSCNDNVLLALHGESFIEIVLRHGKESGIDDTWNGNEVNIDDMWNGNTLNIYDTWNVSESDSDGTGNGNESDSDGTGNGNENDSDGTGNGNENDSDGTGNGNESDSDGTGNGKESNMPRDDIKCKGCCVVG